In Anopheles gambiae chromosome 2, idAnoGambNW_F1_1, whole genome shotgun sequence, a single window of DNA contains:
- the LOC1276074 gene encoding venom carboxylesterase-6: MEVQIASFRWICLIILGFSTPFVVGHDSAIVVNIQNGPIAGERRGDYYAFEGIPYAKPPLGNLRFASSELNDDRWTEPRSTTKPGSICLQWAHFNKTKDKLKGAEDCLFLNVYTTSIDPTVRLPTIAFIHGGAFMFGAGSKSKPDHIIKRHIVLVTFNYRLGPLGFLSTEDDVIPGNFGLKDQVIALQWIRENIESFGGDPETVSIVGYSAGSASVHLHYLSPLSRGLFTSGIGHSGSALNPWTMAEKSTEKAKQIGSALGCPIRTSQTLLECLRNVPAEDIVRQVSQFLDFLYNPFSPFGAVVEREGSLNPHPFLKETPRSLMSSGNVAKAPLILSVTQAEGLYPGAEFISDHKYIQEIDSRWNELMPSILDYKTAVGDLKTRDHLSETIRSRYFQGNDRLSLNNFNVLIQIISNRLYFAGVTESIKLMQPHTKVYVYVDYFKIKYGIGEKLSKGADTTYLGVSHGEDVDLVFHSIAREHLPYTKEERIVINRFVTMYKHFAKGAAPRFGSHTLPLQDDRDKISYLKLNYPQSVVICASGLNDEEFWNSLDFNDAPHERICNSNPGIDE; encoded by the exons ATGGAAGTTCAAATAGCATCATTTCGGTGGATTTGTTTGATAATTCTAGGGTTTTCCACTCCTTTTGTCGTTGGTCACGATAGTGCAATAGTTGTGAACATACAGAATGGACCAATTGCTGGTGAACGGCGTGGAGATTATTACGCATTTGAGGGTATTCCATACGCTAAGCCTCCGTTGGGTAACTTACGGTTCGCCTCCTCGGAGCTGAACGATGATCGGTGGACCGAACCACGGAGCACTACCAAGCCAGGATCAATCTGTCTACAGTGGGCTCATTTCAATAAGACCAAAGACAAGTTAAAAGGTGCAGAAGATTGCCTGTTCCTAAACGTTTACACAACATCGATTGACCCAACCGTCCGACTGCCCACGATCGCGTTCATACACGGAGGCGCATTTATGTTTGGAGCCGGAAGCAAAAGTAAACCAGACCATATAATAAAACGACACATAGTTTTGGTCACCTTCAATTACCGTCTGGGGCCACTCGGGTTTCTTAGCACCGAGGACGATGTCATTCCCGGGAACTTTGGGCTCAAGGATCAAGTGATCGCATTGCAGTGGATTAGGGAGAACATCGAATCGTTCGGTGGTGATCCCGAAACGGTTAGCATAGTTGGATATTCAGCAGGATCTGCCAGCGTACATCTCCATTACCTGTCTCCACTTTCGCGAGGATTGTTTACATCCGGCATTGGGCACAGCGGATCTGCACTTAACCCTTGGACAATGGCAGAAAAATCAAcggaaaaggcaaaacaaattgGCAGTGCACTTGGCTGTCCCATAAGAACATCACAAACGCTTCTGGAGTGTCTACGAAATGTTCCGGCAGAGGACATCGTACGACAAGTGTCCCAGTTTCTTGACTTTCTCTACAATCCCTTCTCGCCGTTCGGTGCAGTCGTTGAGAGGGAAGGATCGCTTAATCCGCAcccttttttaaaagaaaccCCTCGATCATTAATGAGCAGCGGGAATGTGGCCAAAGCACCGCTCATACTATCGGTTACTCAAGCTGAAGGTCTTTACCCAGGAGCAGAGTTTATCAGCGACCATAAATACATTCAGGAAATAGATTCCAGATGGAATGAGCTTATGCCAAGCATTCTGGACTATAAAACGGCAGTAGGCGATCTCAAGACACGTGATCATCTATCTGAAACGATACGCAGTCGTTACTTCCAAGGCAACGATCGATTATCGTTGAATAATTTCAATGTACTGATTCAA ATCATTTCTAATCGACTCTATTTTGCTGGCGTTACGGAATCGATCAAACTAATGCAGCCCCACACCAAGGTGTATGTCTATGTGGATTATTTCAAAATCAAGTACGGTATCGGTGAGAAGCTATCCAAGGGCGCAGATACGACATACCTTGGAGTGTCCCACGGTGAGGATGTCGATCTGGTATTTCATAGCATTGCTCGAGAGCATTTACCATACACCAAGGAAGAGAGGATAGTGATCAATCGGTTCGTAACCATGTACAAACATTTTGCCAAAGGAGCTGCTCCTCGATTTGGGTCCCATACACTCCCTCTGCAGGATGATCGCGATAAGATTTCGTACTTGAAGCTGAACTATCCACAAAGTGTAGTGATTTGTGCCAGTGGATTAAATGATGAAGAGTTTTGGAACAGTCTCGATTTTAACGATGCACCGCATGAAAGGATTTGCAATTCAAATCCAGGAATAGACGAATGA
- the LOC4576531 gene encoding uncharacterized protein LOC4576531 yields MMMVQHRKFYSWQLALAVTLFCGTLAAATEQPPVVHTENGPIVGEKRGNYYAFEGIPYAKPPTGERRFAAPELNDERWSEPRNATTIGPYCLQWSHTIPGKDKLFGAEDCLYMNIYTTSLDGGQRQTGLSTLFYIHGGAFMFGGGGLFSPNHVLRKPKIMVTFNYRLGPLGFLSTEDDIVPGNFGLKDQVAALQWVRKNIHHFGGDPERITLVGFSAGGASVHLHYLSPMSRGLFQNGIAHSGTALNPWVMAEDSARKAKQIARGVGCPEDRLSSSQAMVECLRERTAEDIVRQVPFLLDYLYNPFSPLGVVVEKQSKVNRRPFLADHPAVLSRKGKLTKVPLVLSVTQGEGLYPGAEFVSNLDYLADIDARWHDLLPSILDYKSAVPDDKRRAELSNAISEHYFGNDRKLSIDNFRDFVSILSNRLFFAGVTKTAKLLQPHIPVYFYYFNYKTVYGIGELMSGTEDVNYGVAHGEDVLLSFPTRMRDNHPLTKGELRVVASFVDLYDTFSQGQEPKYGNYLLPVQNISGQLRYMEVKDVACDGCATAKTGYGVSDEQFWDTLDFNDEPPRKVAQRPAHTELSIPYLDPRFLDRTPILTATTTLRSLSVRQTIMWRVSYCAVVLTLLSTLLGLAFAFVDVKVTIKNGPIIGQHRGAHYAFEGIPYAKAPIGNRRFAPSELIDERWNEPRNTSQVGPICLQWSHLKPGDDKLDGAEDCLFLNVYTPNLAPDVPMPAIVHLHGGAFMYGGGGYFQPDFLLKRPLILVTVNYRLGPLGFLSTEDDVIAGNYGLKDQVTALQWVQKNIKYFGGDASRVTLSGFSAGSASVHLHYLSPLSRGLFQRAVGHSGSALNPWVMVERAAEKAKLIATGAGCPVDASSSSKELLQCLRQLPAEVIVRQVPKLQDFLYNPYSPLGVVVEQRGKYNPAPFLTEHPRDLTSSGRVAKVPLLLSVTEAEGLYPAAEFLSNASYLRHINDHWNEVLPSILDYKYAVRDGQLRDALSQVIRERYLGANELNERVFPQFVRLVSNRLFFAGVTEMAKMMQPHVPVYFYLDQYKATYGLSEALAGSDQYVGVPHGEDILLIFPSSLRDGHPYTAQELSMASKFVDLYESFAYGQQPRFGKLLLPAQEDPTRLSYLQVDHPNSSIVTADFISDEPFWGILDFNDRTTMH; encoded by the exons atgatgatggtccaGCATCGGAAATTCTACAGCTGGCAATTAGCACTGGCTGTGACCTTGTTTTGCGGAACGTTAGCCGCAGCCACCGAACAACCGCCGGTAGTGCACACCGAAAATGGCCCAATCGTTGGTGAGAAACGGGGAAATTACTATGCGTTCGAGGGTATTCCTTACGCGAAACCTCCCACCGGTGAACGACGCTTTGCTGCGCCCGAGCTAAACGATGAAAGGTGGAGCGAGCCACGAAACGCGACCACCATTGGTCCGTACTGCCTGCAATGGAGCCACACCATCCCCGGAAAGGATAAGCTGTTCGGTGCGGAAGACTGTCTGTACATGAACATTTACACTACCTCGCTGGACGGGGGTCAGCGGCAAACCGGTTTGTCGACGCTGTTTTACATCCACGGCGGTGCGTTCATGTTCGGCGGTGGTGGACTGTTCTCGCCCAACCATGTGCTGCGCAAGCCCAAGATCATGGTCACGTTCAACTACCGTCTCGGTCCGCTCGGGTTTCTCAGCACCGAGGACGACATTGTGCCGGGTAATTTCGGGCTCAAGGACCAGGTAGCGGCCCTCCAGTGGGTAAGAAAAAACATCCACCACTTTGGGGGCGACCCGGAACGGATCACGCTGGTTGGGTTTTCGGCCGGCGGTGCTAGCGTGCACCTCCACTACCTGTCGCCAATGTCGCGGGGACTGTTCCAGAACGGGATTGCCCACAGCGGTACCGCCCTCAATCCCTGGGTGATGGCTGAGGATTCGGCCCGCAAGGCGAAGCAAATTGCGCGCGGTGTCGGTTGCCCAGAGGACCGGCTGTCGAGCAGCCAGGCCATGGTGGAGTGTTTGCGCGAACGAACCGCGGAGGATATTGTGCGGCAGGTGCCGTTTCTGCTCGATTACCTTTACAATCCATTCTCACCGCTCGGTGTGGTCGTGGAGAAGCAGAGCAAAGTGAACCGGCGACCGTTTCTGGCGGACCATCCTGCAGTTTTGTCGCGCAAGGGAAAGCTCACCAAAGTGCCACTGGTGCTGTCCGTTACGCAGGGGGAAGGTTTGTACCCCGGGGCAGAGTTTGTAAGCAACCTGGACTATCTTGCGGACATTGATGCGCGCTGGCACGATCTGCTGCCAAGCATTTTGGACTACAAAAGTGCGGTGCCGGATGATAAGAGGCGCGCCGAGCTATCGAACGCGATCAGCGAACACTACTTCGGGAACGATCGTAAACTATCGATTGATAATTTCCGGGACTTTGTGTCG ATCCTTTCGAACCGTTTATTTTTTGCCGGCGTCACAAAAACGGCAAAACTTCTTCAGCCTCACATCCCCGTCTACTTTTACTATTTTAACTACAAAACGGTGTACGGCATCGGGGAGCTGATGTCGGGCACGGAGGACGTAAACTATGGCGTAGCGCACGGTGAAGACGTGCTGCTTAGCTTTCCTACCCGGATGCGCGACAATCATCCACTGACCAAAGGCGAGCTGCGTGTGGTTGCCAGCTTCGTCGACCTTTACGACACATTCTCACAGGGACAGGAGCCCAAGTACGGCAACTATCTGCTTCCGGTGCAGAACATTTCCGGCCAGCTACGGTACATGGAGGTGAAGGATGTAGCGTGTGACGGGTGCGCCACTGCCAAGACCGGGTACGGTGTAAGCGACGAACAGTTTTGGGACACGCTGGACTTTAACGATGAACCGCCGAGGAAAGTGGCGCAGCGTCCGGCCCACACGGAGCT TTCCATACCCTATTTAGACCCCAGATTTCTTGACCGCACACCAATTCTAACCGCAACCACAACTCTGCGATCATTGAGTGTCCGGCAAACGATCATGTGGCGCGTGTCGTACTGTGCTGTAGTACTAACCCTACTTTCCACCCTTCTTGGGCTCGCGTTCGCTTTTGTGGACGTGAAAGTGACGATTAAAAATGGCCCCATCATAGGCCAGCACCGGGGGGCACACTACGCCTTCGAAGGCATACCGTACGCGAAAGCACCGATCGGAAACAGACGGTTCGCTCCCTCCGAGCTGATCGACGAACGGTGGAATGAGCCCCGCAACACGTCCCAGGTGGGGCCAATCTGTCTGCAGTGGTCCCACCTCAAGCCGGGCGACGACAAACTGGACGGTGCCGAGGACTGCCTCTTTCTGAACGTGTACACGCCGAACCTTGCGCCGGACGTACCGATGCCGGCGATCGTCCATCTGCACGGTGGCGCCTTTATGTACGGTGGCGGTGGATACTTTCAGCCGGACTTTCTACTCAAGCGGCCACTGATACTGGTCACGGTGAACTATCGGCTCGGACCGCTCGGTTTCCTCAGCACGGAGGATGACGTGATCGCGGGCAACTACGGACTAAAAGATCAGGTGACGGCCCTGCAGTGGGTGcagaaaaacatcaaatactTTGGTGGTGATGCGTCGCGCGTTACGCTTTCGGGCTTTTCGGCCGGTTCGGCCAGTGTCCATTTGCACTACCTGTCTCCACTGTCTCGCGGGCTGTTCCAGCGTGCCGTCGGTCACAGCGGGTCCGCCCTCAATCCGTGGGTTATGGTTGAACGGGCGGCAGAAAAAGCGAAACTTATCGCGACCGGTGCTGGCTGTCCCGTGGatgcgagcagcagcagtaaggaGCTGTTGCAATGCTTGCGCCAGCTGCCGGCAGAGGTGATAGTGCGCCAGGTGCCGAAATTGCAAGACTTCCTGTACAATCCCTATTCGCCGCTGGGCGTTGTGGTGGAGCAGCGCGGCAAATACAATCCCGCACCTTTCCTTACGGAACATCCGCGCGATCTGACGAGCTCGGGAAGGGTGGCAAAGGTTCCGCTGCTGCTTTCGGTCACCGAGGCGGAGGGTCTGTATCCGGCGGCGGAGTTTTTAAGCAACGCAAGCTACCTACGCCACATCAACGATCACTGGAACGAGGTGCTGCCAAGCATCCTGGACTACAAGTACGCGGTCCGTGACGGGCAACTCCGGGACGCACTGTCTCAGGTGATCAGGGAACGCTATCTTGGTGCGAACGAGCTGAACGAACGAGTGTTTCCTCAATTTGTGAGA CTCGTGTCAAATCGGCTGTTCTTCGCTGGCGTCACGGAAATGGCAAAAATGATGCAACCACACGTTCCCGTCTATTTCTACCTCGACCAATACAAAGCAACGTACGGTCTGTCGGAAGCGCTTGCAGGATCGGACCAGTATGTAGGGGTGCCGCATGGCGAGGACATTTTGCTAATCTTCCCCAGCAGCCTGCGCGACGGCCATCCCTATACGGCGCAAGAGCTCAGCATGGCCTCTAAGTTTGTCGATCTGTACGAATCGTTTGCTTACGGACAGCAGCCGCGATTCGGCAAACTGTTGCTACCGGCACAGGAAGACCCGACCCGGCTAAGCTATCTGCAGGTGGACCATCCTAACAGCAGCATCGTTACGGCCGACTTcataagcgacgaaccgttCTGGGGCATTCTGGATTTTAATGACCGCACCACTATGCATTGA
- the LOC4576532 gene encoding venom carboxylesterase-6 codes for MGTSRLLAALCLAIACITIEASTTATIVHLKNGPIAGERRGDYYAFEGIPYAKPPLGKLRFAASEMNDDRWTEPRNATVRGPVCLQWNHLIPGDNKLEGTEDCLFLNVYTRSIDPTARLPTIAFIHGGALMFGTGNFYEPDHIMRRQMILVTFNYRLGPLGFLSTEDDVIPGNFGLKDQVIALQWIRENIESFGGDPETVSIVGYSAGSASVHLHYLSPLSRGLFTSGIGHSGSALNPWVMMERSVEKAIRIGAVLGCPTRKTQALLDCLRKQPAEDIVRQVPQFLDYLYNPFSPFGAVVEKKGPLNPHPFLQETPRSLMSSGNIAKVPLILSVTEAEGLYPGAEFISDPKYLQELDARWDELVPSILDYKTSVPDPKARDRLSEAIRNHYFGPNERLSLENFKTLIRIISNRLYFAGVTESAKLMHPFTNVYVYYDLYKSKFGVGEALSHRDEPGLLGVAHGDDVLLIFPSVLREEVPFTEEEMQVVDRFVTMYEHFAKGDQPRFGAYELPLQDSTDKLVFLELNYPQSKTVRAEGVSDEPYWKTLDFNDGPYASPAPTHTEL; via the exons ATGGGGACGAGCAGGTTATTAGCTGCACTGTGTTTGGCTATCGCCTGCATTACTATCGAGGCGAGTACCACCGCTACAATAGTGCACCTCAAGAATGGACCGATAGCTGGTGAACGGCGTGGAGATTACTATGCATTCGAAGGCATTCCATACGCTAAGCCTCCGCTGGGTAAGTTACGGTTCGCCGCCTCGGAGATGAACGATGATCGATGGACCGAACCACGAAACGCTACCGTGCGAGGACCGGTTTGCCTGCAGTGGAATCATCTCATCCCGGGCGATAATAAGCTGGAAGGAACAGAGGATTGTCTGTTCTTGAACGTGTACACCAGATCGATTGACCCAACGGCCCGACTGCCTACGATCGCGTTCATACACGGTGGGGCTTTAATGTTCGGTACTGGCAACTTCTACGAACCGGATCACATCATGCGTCGGCAGATGATTTTGGTCACTTTCAACTACCGTCTGGGGCCTCTCGGGTTTCTTAGCACCGAGGACGATGTCATTCCCGGGAATTTTGGGCTCAAGGATCAAGTGATCGCTTTGCAGTGGATTAGAGAGAACATTGAATCGTTCGGTGGTGATCCTGAAACGGTTAGCATAGTGGGATATTCAGCAGGATCTGCCAGCGTACATCTCCATTACCTGTCTCCACTTTCGAGAGGATTGTTCACATCCGGCATTGGACACAGCGGATCCGCCCTTAACCCTTGGGTAATGATGGAGCGATCAGTAGAAAAGGCCATTAGAATTGGTGCAGTGCTTGGTTGTCCCACTAGAAAAACGCAAGCTCTTTTGGATTGTCTGAGGAAACAGCCAGCAGAGGACATCGTACGACAAGTGCCCCAGTTTCTTGACTACCTCTACAATCCCTTCTCACCGTTCGGTGCAGTCGTGGAGAAGAAAGGACCACTTAATCCTCACCCCTTCCTGCAGGAAACGCCTCGATCGTTAATGAGCAGCGGAAACATTGCCAAAGTGCCGCTCATTCTATCAGTTACCGAAGCAGAAGGCCTATACCCAGGTGCAGAGTTTATTAGCGATCCCAAATATCTCCAAGAGCTTGATGCCCGATGGGACGAGCTAGTGCCTAGCATTCTCGATTACAAAACGTCTGTACCAGACCCCAAAGCACGGGATCGTCTATCGGAAGCGATTCGAAACCATTACTTTGGCCCCAACGAACGATTGTCGTTAGAAAATTTCAAGACACTTATACGA ATAATTTCCAATCGACTCTACTTCGCCGGTGTTACAGAGTCAGCAAAGCTCATGCATCCCTTCACTAATGTGTACGTGTATTACGATCTGTACAAAAGCAAGTTTGGCGTTGGGGAGGCTCTATCACATCGGGACGAACCGGGTCTGCTGGGAGTTGCACATGGCGATGATGTGCTGCTAATATTCCCCAGCGTCCTGCGAGAGGAGGTACCGTTCACTGAGGAGGAGATGCAGGTGGTCGATCGATTCGTCACCATGTACGAACACTTTGCCAAAGGCGATCAGCCACGGTTTGGAGCGTACGAATTGCCGTTGCAAGATTCGACCGATAAGCTGGTGTTTTTGGAGCTTAACTATCCGCAAAGTAAAACTGTGCGTGCCGAGGGTGTAAGTGATGAGCCGTACTGGAAAACGCTTGATTTTAACGACGGTCCTTATGCATCCCCGGCCCCCACACATACAGAGCTGTAG